The following are encoded together in the Coturnix japonica isolate 7356 chromosome 8, Coturnix japonica 2.1, whole genome shotgun sequence genome:
- the ERICH3 gene encoding glutamate-rich protein 3 isoform X1, translating to MPAPLAAAELCPRGPGRSAQRGTFGVRMRLLANYNSLTDKHLAGYFSNARIRRHLQKSGLISRSGRIIPEKEYRLNAMRKDHQRYVQECLARAVFLKVLDTGCYHQLEERRRLENSVRKERVQKTKTYRSRRTVEGANPVLSPHPPLGPRYHYGHHPLMAREPSAHSHLRAPAPVVEYSGGQPSHQHGSKESTFLKATSSHRPKTAPGNVQYPFRLQPLCSCAAAGTAPRSSGSKQKRRALENYRQFPCGRERSELRLMNSMEYVTGKTPYRLPVINNYLIPVPPPTLQKKDRSVKAVRNGMSRRRRFRPTTAPNGLEQPVTKNSGEFPKPSLRSNVLVTMTFLGKSVRLSRDDSDYRDEIKVYQQHCGGENLCVYKGKLLEGETFQFISKRHHGFPFSLTFFLNGIQVDRLSSCCEFRHQKRSRLGGKHGYFGFLSVEGASPCYRCIIAMSLDKKPSPPKREVKEDCEEKQVGTWKDGVHSEPSGSSADQKSSKESVLVILPSHEADVETVEDKMETRQEYEREETKLSNCETKDSQEDTVKNEYNEDFEADEVNEEEQAGDQRNEMSKSSPDDEKHDLDCEKESKNASQKAPQVSDSEKDESDGYSDSTSGDGKQDRSSAHSLSSTSTQYSSEDDSDAEKMKEDVKGKEECDVKDASDENTTCAQYGNENGESKLFRTQDSRESFALEEEGMDEAEKTKTEALTARENTETFHENIIAIQHQSLDVNGEMKQAGSVVSNVREEEEKNASNGRDDREKNVSVPLENNMMEVEDRNEESPQGDGGVSEDDISAQEEITEAMGEDHQVNFEPECSNSCVDEEVEKATSAECDPGKGDTAAAADGDDADGTGAPSTQSAAVQVVHVGQDCEEDESHIAERGHDGTDCARHGVAQAGVLQPEEEAAAVAPEGHLLVDGSAPARGAMAEGDAEEKEPGKGMEPGAEAEDQDTPTDVGENMGPWRDPAGEEEEQVGMGTPLGMGGCRGVIGGERAVNGASGDQRVGGAAPVLRVVVLEGQGAAGDADLAEGIPEVGDTAAVWAAEKAAFEGQKTVEEPGALLETLGDTEFCTGNEEILKPNEFSQLKVTGKEQVEMDTLGAVTTEPNRPLEEEGSSQPRAEDGEEPKDSGRGTTLHKAPGREAGVGAGRDPASGGSTPLEQTATAGDKEGSAIVLLSGSLSLGSAAKTDGAMEEKPDGVVIGVYGERARTESEDEEVGGRAAGPREHTATGQGLPEYSGEQAVLGEGKPPGQGVLGCETLETAQGAQGRSCLGLWGQQPAVPAPGAAAEGTVPGGVQTEGKLPELSLGESTQRKEVETVSKGAVGNSCAQEQRAESPEQGSTATMRM from the exons GCTCCTTGCAAACTACAACAGCCTTACGGACAAACACCTGGCTGGATATTTCAGCAATGCTCGGATAAGGAGACATCTTCAGAAATCAGGACTG aTCTCAAGGAGTGGAAGAATAATTCCAGAGAAAGAATATCGGCTAAATGCTATGAGGAAGGATCACCAGCGATATGTACAGGAGTGCCTGGCTCGAGCCGTATTTCTGAAGGTCCTTGACACTGGG TGTTATCATcagctggaagaaagaaggagactTGAAAATTCTGTGAGGAAGGAGAGGGTGCAGAAAACCAAG ACATACCGATCCAGAAGAACAGTGGAAGGTGCTAACCCTGTGCTCTCCCCACACCCACCTCTTGGGCCCAGATATCATTATGGACACCATCCTTTAATGGCTAGAGAACCATCTGCTCATTCACACCTG AGGGCTCCTGCGCCTGTAGTTGAGTATAGTGGTGGACAGCCTTCTCATCAACATGGATCCAAGGAGTCAACCTTTTTAAAGGCA aCTTCTTCCCATAGACCAAAAACAGCCCCAGGAAATGTACAGTACCCATTTCGACTTCAGcctctctgcagctgtgctgcagcagggactgcTCCAAGGAGTTCAGGCTCTAAACAGAAGCGCCGCGCACTTGAAAATTATCGGCAATTTCCTTGTGGG AGGGAGAGAAGTGAGTTAAGACTTATGAACTCAATGGAATATGTGACTGGGAAAACCCCATACCGACTCCCTGTCATTAACAACTATCTGATACCGGTGCCACCTCCTACCCTGCAAAAAAAAGACAGGAGTGTAAAGGCAGTGAGAAATGGGATGTCCAGAAGGAGACGATTTCGTCCCACCACTGCCCCAAATGGCTTAGAGCAACCTGTAACCAAG AATTCTGGAGAATTCCCTAAGCCCTCATTACGTAGCAATGTGCTCGTTACCATGACCTTTCTGGGAAAAAGCGTGCGTTTATCTCGTGATGATTCTGATTATAGAGATGAAATCAAAGTCTATCAGCAGCATTGTGGAGGAGAAAACCTTTGTGTCTACAAAGGCAAACTGTTGGAAGGAG AGACCTTTCAGTTCATCTCCAAGAGGCATCATGGTTTCCCATTCAGTCTCACCTTTTTTCTCAATGGGATACAAGTGGACAGGTTGAGCTCTTGTTGTGAGTTCAGACATCAGAAGCGTTCCAGACTTGGAGGCAAGCATGGATACTTTGGATTTCTCAGTGTGGAGGGAGCATCTCCTTGCTATAG gtGCATTATTGCAATGAGTCTGGACAAAAAGCCATCCCCTCCCAAGAGAGAGGTGAAGGAGGACTGTGAGGAAAAGCAAGTGGGTACCTGGAAAGATGGAGTTCACAGTGAGCCAAGTGGTAGCAGTGCTGATCAGAAATCAAGCAAAGAATCAGTGCTAGTCATCTTACCAAGTCACGAAGCGGATGTGGAAACTGTTGAGGACAAAATGGAGACCAGACAGGAGTATGAAAGAGAAGAGACAAAACTATCCAATTGTGAGACCAAAGATAGTCAGGAAGATACTGTTAAAAATG agTATAATGAAGATTTTGAAGCAGATGAAGTTAATGAAGAAGAACAGGCTGGTGATCAAAGGAATGAAATGTCAAAGTCATCCCCAGATGATGAAAAACATGATTTAGACTGTGAAAAGGAGAGTAAAAATGCATCACAGAAGGCACCGCAGGTCTCTGACAGCGAGAAAGATGAAAGTGATGGATATTCTGACAGTACCTCAGGGGATGGCAAACAAG ACAGGAGCTCTGCACACTCTCTGTCATCTACCAGCACTCAATATAGCAGTGAAGATGATTCTGAtgctgaaaagatgaaagaggaTGTTAAGGGCAAAGAGGAGTGTGATGTCAAAGATGCATCTGATGAAAACACAACATGTGCACAATATGGAAATGAGAATGGGGAAAGTAAACTGTTCAGAACACAGGACAGTCGGGAAAGTTTTGCtttggaagaggaaggaatggatgaagcagaaaagacaaaaacagaagcTCTGACAGCAAGGGAAAATACTGAAACTTTTCATGAAAACATAATAGCGATACAGCATCAAAGTCTTGATGTTAATGGGGAAATGAAACAGGCTGGGTCAGTAGTAAGTAATGtaagggaagaagaggagaagaatgCAAGCAATGGAAGGGATGATagggagaaaaatgtttccGTGCCTTTGGAAAACAACATGATGGAAGTGGAGGATAGAAATGAGGAGTCTCCTCAAGGTGATGGAGGTG TTTCTGAAGATGATATATCAGCACAGGAAGAGATAACAGAGGCAATGGGAGAAGACCATCAAGTGAATTTTGAACCTGAATGTAGTAATTCTTGTGTGGATGAGGAAGTAGAGAAAGCAACGAGTGCAGAGTGTGATCCTGGCAAAGGTGACACTGCAG cagcagctgatggagatGACGCAGATGGAACAGGAGCACCCAGCACGCAGTCAGCAGCAGTGCAAGTGGTACATGTGGGCCAAGACTGTGAGGAGGATGAAAGCCATATTGCTGAACGAGGGCATGATGGCACAGACTGTGCTAGGCACGGAGTGGCACAGGCAGGAGTGCTGCAGCctgaggaggaggcagcagctgtagCCCCTGAGGGGCATCTGCTTGTGGATGGGTCAGCACCTGCCAGGGGGGCAATGGCAGAAGGTGATGCTGAGGAGAAGGAACCAGGGAAGGGGATGGAGCCTGGTGCAGAGGCAGAGGATCAGGACACTCCCACAGATGTAGGGGAGAACATGGGGCCATGGAGGGACCCAGCgggtgaggaagaggagcaggTGGGCATGGGGACCCCCCTGGGTATGGGAGGGTGCAGGGGAGTCATTGGAGGGGAGAGGGCTGTGAATGGGGCCTCTGGGGACCAGCGGGTGGGGGGAGCAGCACCTGTGTTGAGGGTGGTGGTGCTTGAGGGACAAGGGGCTGCAGGGGATGCAGACCTGGCAGAAGGAATTCCTGAGGTGGGTGacactgcagcagtgtgggctgcggaaaaagctgcttttgaagGGCAGAAGACTGTGGAGGAACCTGGGGCTCTCCTAGAAACATTAGGGGATACAGAATTCTGCACGGGAAATGAAGAGATTCTAAAGCCAAATGAATTTTCTCAGCTGAAAGTCACAGGGAAAGAGCAGGTGGAGATGGATACCCTTGGGGCAGTGACAACTGAGCCTAACAGACCActggaggaggaaggcagctcTCAACCAAGGGCAGAGGATGGGGAGGAGCCCAAGGACTCTGGCAGAGGCACCACATTACACAAAGCACCTGGGAGAGAAGCTGGGGTGggtgctggaagggaccctgcAAGTGGAGGGTCAACTCCATTGGAGCAGACAGCAACAGCTGGGGATAAGGAGGGCTCAGCAATAGTGCTTTTGAGTGGAAGCCTGTCTTTGGGCAGTGCTGCAAAGACAGATGGAGCGATGGAAGAAAAACCTGATGGGGTGGTAATAGGGGTGTATGGAGAGAGAGCCAGAACTGAGTCAGAAGATGAAGAGGTgggggggagagcagcagggccaCGAGAGCACACAGCTACGGGGCAGGGACTGCCAGAATATAGTGgggagcaggcagtgctgggagagggGAAGCCTCCAGGCCAGGGTGTGTTGGGGTGTGAGACCCTGGAGACAGCACAGGGAGCCCAGGGCAGAAGCTGCCTGGGGTTGTGggggcagcagcctgcagtgcctgcaccaggggcagcagcagaaggcacagTGCCAGGAGGAGTGCAGACTGAAGGGaagctgccagagctgagcctTGGAGAAAGTACCCAGAGGAAAGAGGTGGAGACTGTGTCGAAAGGAGCTGTGGGCAACTCTTGTGCACAGGAACAGAGGGCTGAGAGTCCTGAGCAAGGGAGCACAGCTACAATGAG GATGTGA